The following are encoded in a window of Bradyrhizobium sp. WBOS07 genomic DNA:
- a CDS encoding septal ring lytic transglycosylase RlpA family protein gives MRARTTLFFSLASFSLCAISVAQAESGLASYYGYGKAGKGGELTCAHRTRPFGSVLRVSYGSRTIQCRVNDRGPFIRGRIVDLSVPAARALGMMSAGVVRVSVE, from the coding sequence GTGCGCGCACGAACCACGCTTTTCTTTTCTCTGGCCAGCTTTTCGCTTTGTGCAATTTCCGTTGCCCAGGCCGAAAGTGGGCTTGCCTCGTATTACGGCTATGGAAAAGCCGGCAAGGGCGGCGAGCTGACCTGCGCGCACCGCACGCGCCCGTTCGGCAGCGTGCTCAGGGTGTCCTACGGCAGCCGCACGATCCAGTGCCGCGTCAACGATCGCGGCCCCTTCATCCGCGGCCGGATCGTCGATCTCTCGGTGCCGGCCGCCCGCGCGCTCGGCATGATGAGCGCCGGCGTGGTGCGGGTCTCCGTGGAATAG
- the glgC gene encoding glucose-1-phosphate adenylyltransferase, which translates to MSAVGNEPLARQALAFVLAGGRGSRLLELTDRRAKPAVYFGGKSRIIDFALSNAVNSGIRRIAVATQYKAHSLIRHLQMGWNFFRPERNESFDILPASQRVSENMWYVGTADAVYQNIDIIESHACRFIVVLAGDHIYKMDYEVMLRQHVESGADVTVGCLEMPRAESSGFGIMHVDENGWIQEFLEKPKDPPPMPGKPDVSLASMGIYVFDAKFLFDQLKRDAEDPDSNHDFGKDIIPYLVKNGRAIAHQFSTSCVRSSRNNTAYWRDVGTVDAYWSANIDLTDVVPELDLFDRAWPIWSYSEITPPAKFVHDEESRRGQAVSSLVSGGCIISGASLRRSLLFTGVRINSYANVENAVIMPYVNVGRGARLKNVVIDRGVEIPEGLVVGEDPEFDAKRFRTTEQGISLITQPMIDGLNK; encoded by the coding sequence ATGAGTGCCGTCGGTAATGAGCCGCTCGCCCGTCAGGCGCTGGCGTTCGTCCTGGCTGGTGGACGCGGCAGCCGGCTCCTGGAGCTGACTGACCGGCGCGCCAAGCCCGCCGTCTATTTCGGCGGCAAGTCCCGCATCATCGATTTCGCGCTGTCGAATGCCGTCAATTCAGGCATCCGCCGCATCGCGGTCGCCACCCAATACAAGGCACACAGCCTGATCCGGCATCTTCAGATGGGCTGGAACTTCTTCCGTCCCGAGCGCAACGAGAGCTTCGACATCCTGCCCGCGAGCCAGCGCGTCTCCGAGAACATGTGGTATGTCGGCACGGCGGATGCGGTCTACCAGAATATCGACATCATCGAATCCCACGCCTGCCGCTTCATCGTGGTGCTGGCCGGCGACCATATCTACAAGATGGACTACGAGGTGATGCTGCGCCAGCACGTCGAGAGCGGCGCCGACGTCACAGTCGGCTGCCTGGAGATGCCGCGCGCGGAATCTTCCGGTTTCGGCATCATGCATGTCGACGAGAACGGCTGGATTCAGGAGTTTCTGGAGAAGCCGAAAGATCCGCCGCCGATGCCGGGCAAGCCGGACGTCTCGCTGGCCAGCATGGGCATCTACGTCTTCGACGCAAAGTTTCTGTTCGACCAGCTCAAGCGCGACGCCGAGGACCCGGACTCGAACCACGATTTCGGCAAGGACATCATTCCCTACCTCGTCAAGAACGGCCGCGCCATCGCCCACCAGTTCTCGACCTCCTGCGTCCGCTCCAGCCGCAACAACACTGCCTATTGGCGCGATGTCGGCACCGTCGACGCCTACTGGTCCGCCAATATCGATCTCACCGACGTGGTGCCGGAGCTCGATCTGTTCGACCGCGCCTGGCCGATCTGGTCCTATTCGGAGATCACGCCGCCGGCGAAATTCGTCCATGACGAGGAAAGCCGGCGCGGCCAGGCGGTGAGCTCGCTGGTCTCCGGCGGCTGCATCATCTCCGGCGCCTCGCTGCGCCGCTCGCTGCTGTTCACCGGCGTGCGCATCAACTCCTACGCCAATGTCGAGAACGCGGTCATCATGCCCTATGTGAATGTCGGCCGCGGGGCTCGCCTGAAGAACGTCGTGATCGATCGCGGCGTCGAGATTCCCGAAGGCCTCGTCGTCGGCGAGGATCCCGAATTCGACGCAAAGCGATTCCGCACCACCGAACAGGGCATCTCCCTGATCACCCAGCCGATGATCGACGGGCTCAATAAATGA
- the glgA gene encoding glycogen synthase GlgA: MMPVRVLAVASEVYPIVKTGGLADVAGALPIALKAHGVEMRTLMPGYPDVMRQVAGAAEIRSWPDYFGGPGRLLAGFHEGLDLFVLDVPHLYARPGNPYVTPEGVDWPDNGVRFAALSRVAADIGRGLVPAFVPDVVHAHDWQAGLAPAYLHYDNRPRPATVMTIHNMAYQGKFAPDLIGSIGLPWHAFNVNELEYFGGISFLKAGLQFADRITTVSPTYAREIQSDEGGMGFGGLLRARRDVLSGILNGIDISVWNPQDDPHIAYRYGAEDLTFRAANKAVLQQQFNLDSSDEAPLLGVISRLSWQKGLDLLLEAIPTILREGMQLALLGSGDRDLQDRYQAAARANPGRIGVVIGYDEILAHLLQAGSDALIVPSRFEPCGLTQLCALRYGAVPIVSRVGGLEDTIVDIDEAAASGRDATGFKFAPVTAEALAGSLRKANAAFHDKQTWRRLQRNGLATDVSWRGRAGDYAALYRDLMAARA; encoded by the coding sequence ATGATGCCTGTTCGCGTCCTCGCGGTCGCTTCGGAAGTCTATCCCATCGTCAAGACCGGCGGCCTCGCGGACGTCGCCGGCGCGCTGCCGATCGCGCTGAAGGCGCACGGCGTCGAGATGCGCACCTTGATGCCGGGCTATCCCGACGTGATGCGGCAGGTCGCCGGCGCCGCGGAGATTCGCAGCTGGCCGGATTATTTCGGCGGTCCCGGACGGCTGCTCGCCGGCTTCCACGAGGGGCTCGACCTGTTCGTGCTCGACGTGCCCCACCTCTATGCGCGGCCGGGCAACCCTTACGTCACCCCTGAAGGCGTCGACTGGCCCGACAATGGCGTGCGCTTCGCGGCGCTGTCGCGCGTCGCGGCCGACATCGGCCGCGGCCTCGTGCCCGCGTTCGTGCCCGACGTCGTGCACGCCCACGACTGGCAGGCCGGGCTTGCGCCCGCCTATCTGCACTATGACAATCGCCCGCGGCCTGCCACCGTGATGACCATCCACAACATGGCCTATCAGGGCAAGTTCGCACCTGATCTGATCGGGTCGATCGGCCTGCCCTGGCACGCCTTCAACGTCAATGAACTCGAATATTTCGGCGGCATCAGCTTCCTCAAGGCCGGGCTGCAATTCGCCGACCGCATCACCACGGTGTCGCCGACCTACGCGCGGGAGATCCAGAGCGACGAGGGCGGCATGGGATTCGGCGGCCTGTTGCGCGCGCGCCGCGATGTGCTGAGCGGCATCCTCAACGGCATCGACATCTCGGTGTGGAATCCGCAGGACGATCCCCACATCGCCTACCGCTACGGCGCCGAGGACCTCACGTTCCGGGCTGCGAACAAGGCAGTGCTGCAGCAGCAGTTCAACCTCGATTCCTCGGACGAGGCGCCGCTGCTCGGCGTCATCAGCCGGCTGTCGTGGCAGAAGGGTCTCGATCTCCTGCTCGAGGCGATCCCGACCATCCTGCGCGAAGGCATGCAGCTCGCGCTGCTCGGCAGCGGCGACCGCGATCTGCAGGACCGCTATCAGGCTGCGGCCCGCGCCAATCCCGGCCGCATCGGCGTCGTGATCGGCTATGACGAAATCCTGGCGCACCTGCTCCAGGCCGGCTCGGACGCGCTGATCGTGCCCTCGCGCTTCGAGCCATGCGGGCTCACCCAGCTCTGCGCGCTACGCTATGGCGCCGTCCCGATCGTCTCGCGCGTCGGCGGGCTCGAGGACACTATCGTCGATATCGACGAGGCCGCCGCCTCCGGCCGCGATGCCACCGGTTTCAAGTTCGCACCCGTGACGGCGGAGGCCCTCGCCGGCAGCTTGCGCAAGGCCAACGCCGCCTTCCACGACAAGCAGACCTGGCGCCGGCTGCAACGAAACGGCCTTGCGACCGACGTCTCCTGGCGTGGCCGCGCTGGCGACTATGCCGCACTGTATCGTGATCTGATGGCGGCGCGCGCCTGA
- a CDS encoding SemiSWEET transporter, protein MDPFVIKLIGFAAATCTTVAYAPQAIKVWKTRSTGDISLGMFLVMVLGLALWLIYGLLSGDAPLVAANAITMVLAGGILVMKLRYG, encoded by the coding sequence ATGGACCCCTTCGTCATCAAGCTGATCGGCTTTGCCGCCGCCACCTGCACCACCGTGGCCTACGCGCCGCAAGCCATCAAGGTGTGGAAGACCCGCTCCACCGGCGACATCTCGCTCGGCATGTTCCTGGTCATGGTGCTGGGCCTCGCGCTCTGGCTAATCTACGGCCTGCTCTCCGGAGACGCCCCGCTGGTCGCCGCCAACGCCATCACCATGGTGCTCGCCGGCGGCATTCTGGTGATGAAGCTGAGATACGGGTGA
- a CDS encoding class III extradiol ring-cleavage dioxygenase, with protein MTRFPTLFLSHGGGPWPFMEDRRVQYAKTAAEFGRLPQLLPERPKAVLVITGHWEADAFTVSTSAQPPMVYDYYGFPEHTYHLKYPAPGKPELAAQVKALLTRAGLDCREDPNQGFDHGTFVPLGLMYPNADMPIVLLSLKSAYDAAEHIKAGEAIASLRDDGILIVGSGLTYHNMRGFNRPESRPVSYDFEAYLNEAISNPDPVRRNAMLVDWEHAPSARLAHPREDHLLPLMVAAGAAGSDVGRRVFVDEVSGVAMASYVFGG; from the coding sequence ATGACGCGATTTCCGACGCTCTTCCTGTCGCATGGCGGCGGTCCCTGGCCGTTCATGGAGGACAGGCGGGTGCAATATGCGAAGACCGCCGCGGAGTTCGGCCGGCTGCCGCAGCTGCTCCCGGAAAGGCCGAAGGCCGTGCTCGTCATCACCGGCCATTGGGAGGCCGATGCCTTTACCGTCTCGACCTCGGCGCAGCCGCCGATGGTGTACGATTATTACGGTTTCCCCGAGCATACGTACCACCTCAAATATCCGGCGCCCGGCAAGCCGGAGCTCGCGGCGCAAGTGAAGGCGCTGCTGACGCGGGCCGGCCTCGATTGCCGGGAAGATCCCAATCAGGGGTTTGATCACGGCACCTTCGTGCCGCTCGGCTTGATGTATCCGAACGCCGACATGCCGATCGTGCTGCTGTCGCTGAAGTCTGCCTACGATGCGGCCGAGCACATCAAGGCCGGCGAAGCCATCGCCTCGCTCCGCGATGATGGCATCCTGATCGTCGGCAGCGGGCTGACCTATCACAACATGCGCGGCTTCAACCGGCCGGAGTCCAGGCCGGTCTCCTACGATTTCGAGGCTTATCTGAACGAGGCGATCAGCAACCCGGATCCGGTCCGTCGCAACGCGATGCTGGTCGATTGGGAACATGCGCCGAGTGCGCGCCTGGCGCATCCGCGCGAGGACCATCTGCTGCCGCTGATGGTGGCCGCCGGTGCCGCCGGCAGCGATGTCGGCAGGCGCGTCTTCGTCGACGAGGTCTCGGGTGTCGCGATGGCGTCGTATGTGTTTGGTGGTTGA
- a CDS encoding carboxylesterase/lipase family protein → MRSLLALIAASALLWLAGSAMAQPVGQFPFALTREGQMLGAVEGEVASFKGLAYAAPPVGALRWRPPQPTPESSEMHTAYASGAPCLQPALPEASEDCLTLNVFRPFGVDGPLPVMVFIHGGGFVSGSANEPLFDGARLAQAGLIVVTANYRLGALGWLAHPALSDGGSGNYGLMDQIAVLHWVHDNIAAFGGDPGNVTLFGSGAGATSIALLMLSAQALGLFHKAILQSIPARAHLRSVQEAEAVGRQFVAALGAQADLRGVEPRRLLAAENRLLQTLRRSFAPMRDGDLVTEDIAAGFAAGHQSRIPMIIGSNDDETGFDSESDIKEEVASSGLTSGELRELYPGLVRPSELAARFYTDKVFTEPARLLARLHAASGAATFRYRFAYVPEARRANPEGGHGRELQFIFGAEGVPGAGIFSRGDRKVASRMRSYWINFARSGDPNGPDLPHWAAAGRDRLLLMTNEGIASGDDPLAERLDRLAR, encoded by the coding sequence ATGCGATCCCTGCTTGCGCTCATTGCGGCTTCCGCATTGCTCTGGCTTGCCGGCTCGGCCATGGCTCAGCCGGTCGGGCAGTTTCCATTCGCGCTGACGCGCGAAGGACAGATGCTCGGCGCCGTCGAAGGCGAGGTGGCTTCGTTCAAGGGACTGGCCTACGCGGCGCCGCCGGTCGGCGCGTTACGCTGGCGGCCGCCGCAGCCGACGCCCGAAAGCTCGGAGATGCACACCGCCTATGCCTCCGGCGCGCCCTGCCTTCAGCCGGCGCTGCCCGAGGCAAGCGAGGATTGTCTGACGCTGAACGTGTTCCGTCCCTTCGGGGTCGACGGCCCGCTGCCGGTGATGGTGTTCATCCATGGCGGCGGCTTCGTCAGCGGCAGCGCGAACGAGCCGCTGTTCGACGGTGCCAGGCTGGCGCAGGCCGGCCTCATCGTCGTGACCGCCAATTATCGCCTCGGCGCGCTCGGCTGGCTTGCTCATCCCGCGCTGTCGGACGGCGGCTCCGGCAATTACGGCCTGATGGATCAGATCGCCGTGCTGCATTGGGTTCACGACAACATCGCGGCCTTCGGCGGCGATCCTGGCAACGTCACCTTGTTCGGCAGCGGCGCCGGCGCGACGTCGATCGCGCTCCTGATGCTGTCCGCGCAAGCGCTTGGTCTCTTTCACAAAGCCATCCTGCAATCGATTCCAGCGCGCGCGCATCTGCGCTCGGTGCAGGAGGCGGAGGCTGTCGGCCGGCAGTTCGTGGCCGCGCTGGGAGCGCAGGCGGATCTGCGCGGCGTCGAACCGCGACGCCTGCTTGCCGCCGAGAACCGTCTCCTGCAGACATTGCGGCGCAGCTTCGCGCCGATGAGAGATGGAGATCTGGTGACCGAGGATATTGCCGCGGGCTTTGCAGCCGGACATCAAAGCCGTATTCCCATGATCATCGGCTCGAACGACGACGAGACGGGCTTCGACAGCGAGTCCGATATCAAGGAGGAGGTCGCATCGTCAGGGCTCACGAGCGGCGAGCTGCGCGAGCTCTATCCAGGTCTCGTCCGGCCGTCAGAGCTTGCGGCGAGGTTCTATACCGACAAGGTCTTTACCGAGCCCGCACGATTGCTGGCCCGCCTGCATGCAGCAAGCGGCGCGGCGACCTTTCGCTATCGCTTCGCCTATGTGCCGGAGGCCCGGCGCGCCAATCCCGAAGGCGGGCATGGGCGCGAGCTGCAGTTCATTTTCGGTGCGGAAGGCGTGCCGGGGGCAGGCATCTTCTCGCGCGGCGATCGCAAGGTCGCAAGCCGCATGCGATCCTATTGGATCAACTTCGCCAGGAGCGGCGATCCCAACGGTCCGGATCTTCCGCATTGGGCCGCGGCCGGTCGCGATCGCCTGCTGCTGATGACGAACGAGGGCATCGCGAGCGGCGACGATCCCTTGGCGGAGCGTCTGGACCGACTCGCGCGCTAG
- a CDS encoding alpha/beta hydrolase fold domain-containing protein, whose protein sequence is MSDAMVATRASEERGTAQQVDVAVVGAGFAGLYLLHRLRKAGFKAVALEEAGDVGGTWYWNRYPGARCDIQTIDYSYTFDPELETAWTWSEKYATQPEILRYLGFVADRYDLRRDIRFGTKVTEARWDETAERWLLTTDNGAPVSCRHYIMATGCLSAPKPPEIDGVKDFKGEVYFTGRWPHGGVDLAGKRVAVIGTGSSAIQSIPLIAEQAAHLTVFQRTPNFALPAHNGPAPSDRMSLLQSDRAAYREQARQSMAGVPYPQQTVVSWQLSDAERRERFERAWAAGDLVHILTQLWADQAVDVDGNKIVQDLIREKIRAAVKDPETAAALMPHDHPFGAKRPCLDTNYYATYNRPNVTLVNLRQEPIKAITASGIATDKRSFDLDVIVFATGFDAMTGAIRAVHPITGRGGKSLTDVWAQGPQTYLGLTVAGFPNFFMITGPGSPSVLSNMAVSIEQHVDWVVDRLADLRDAGLTTIEPTETAQAGWNRHMADCSMLTLHRLANTWYTGANVPGKVQGLMPYTGGVGPYRSICDEVVSRGMLGFKLTGPGGAAQCNDGEVVRLQPDVRLVLGLLASLNLPPIESMGAEGARAFVNEFNKSRPAGRPIGDIVDGTLPVADGALPYRVYKPATPGPHPVVVYFHGGGWVLGDEQSDEPFCRDMVRRTGMMFVSVGYRHAPEHRFPTAAEDGYAATRWIAEHAEELGGRAGPVLVAGWSAGGNVAAVTCQLARDRGGPEIAGQLLICPVTDCSFDRSSYNDNATGYFLTRSLMYWFWDLYCSPADRTDPRVSPLRGKVAGLPPAFVVTCEFDPLRDEGIAYAEAMSAAGVPVDQLKAHGHFHSSFTMVDVVITGVPGRVQMAEALRRFAGQASPGHKIAAAAS, encoded by the coding sequence ATGTCTGATGCGATGGTTGCCACACGTGCCTCCGAGGAACGCGGAACCGCTCAGCAGGTCGACGTCGCCGTGGTCGGGGCCGGCTTTGCCGGCCTCTATCTTCTGCACCGCCTGCGCAAGGCCGGCTTCAAGGCCGTCGCCCTCGAGGAGGCCGGCGACGTCGGCGGCACCTGGTATTGGAACCGCTATCCCGGCGCGCGCTGCGACATCCAGACCATCGACTACAGCTACACGTTCGATCCCGAGCTCGAGACCGCCTGGACCTGGTCGGAGAAATACGCAACCCAGCCCGAAATCCTGCGCTATCTCGGCTTCGTCGCCGACCGCTACGATCTCAGACGCGACATCCGCTTCGGCACGAAGGTCACCGAAGCCAGATGGGACGAGACGGCGGAGCGTTGGCTGCTCACCACCGACAATGGCGCCCCGGTCTCCTGCCGCCACTACATCATGGCCACCGGCTGCCTCTCGGCGCCAAAGCCGCCGGAGATCGACGGCGTCAAGGATTTCAAGGGCGAGGTCTATTTCACCGGACGCTGGCCGCATGGCGGCGTCGATCTGGCGGGCAAGCGCGTCGCCGTGATCGGCACCGGCTCGTCGGCGATCCAGTCGATCCCGCTGATCGCCGAGCAGGCCGCGCATCTGACCGTGTTCCAGCGCACGCCGAACTTCGCGTTGCCCGCGCATAACGGTCCGGCGCCGTCGGACCGCATGAGCCTGCTGCAGAGCGACCGCGCCGCCTATCGCGAGCAGGCGCGCCAGTCGATGGCCGGCGTGCCCTATCCGCAGCAGACGGTCGTGAGCTGGCAGTTGAGCGATGCCGAACGCCGTGAGCGGTTCGAGCGTGCCTGGGCGGCCGGCGACCTCGTCCACATCCTGACCCAGCTCTGGGCCGACCAGGCCGTCGACGTCGACGGCAACAAGATCGTCCAGGACCTGATCCGCGAGAAGATCCGCGCGGCCGTCAAGGACCCCGAGACCGCTGCCGCGCTCATGCCGCACGACCATCCCTTCGGCGCCAAGCGCCCCTGCCTCGACACCAATTACTACGCCACCTACAACCGGCCGAACGTCACGCTGGTCAATCTGCGCCAGGAACCGATCAAGGCGATCACCGCGAGCGGCATCGCGACCGACAAGCGCAGCTTCGACCTCGACGTCATCGTGTTCGCCACCGGGTTCGACGCCATGACCGGCGCGATCCGCGCCGTGCATCCGATCACCGGGCGCGGCGGCAAGTCGCTCACCGACGTCTGGGCACAGGGGCCGCAGACCTATCTCGGCCTCACCGTCGCGGGCTTCCCGAACTTCTTCATGATCACCGGTCCGGGCAGCCCGTCGGTGCTCTCGAACATGGCGGTCTCGATCGAGCAGCATGTCGACTGGGTGGTCGACCGCTTGGCCGACTTGCGCGATGCCGGCCTCACCACGATCGAGCCGACCGAGACGGCGCAGGCCGGCTGGAACAGGCACATGGCCGACTGCTCGATGCTGACGCTACACCGGCTCGCCAACACCTGGTACACGGGCGCCAACGTGCCCGGCAAGGTGCAGGGCCTGATGCCCTATACCGGCGGCGTCGGCCCCTATCGCAGCATCTGCGACGAGGTGGTGAGCCGCGGCATGCTCGGCTTCAAGCTCACCGGCCCTGGTGGCGCCGCGCAATGCAATGACGGCGAGGTGGTGCGGCTGCAGCCGGACGTGCGGCTGGTGCTGGGCCTGCTGGCGTCGCTGAACCTGCCGCCGATCGAGTCGATGGGCGCGGAAGGCGCGCGTGCGTTCGTGAACGAGTTCAACAAGAGCCGGCCTGCGGGACGGCCGATCGGCGACATCGTCGACGGCACCCTTCCCGTCGCGGACGGCGCGCTGCCTTACCGCGTCTACAAGCCGGCGACGCCAGGACCGCATCCGGTCGTGGTGTATTTCCACGGCGGCGGCTGGGTGCTCGGCGACGAGCAATCGGACGAGCCGTTCTGCCGCGACATGGTGCGGCGGACCGGGATGATGTTCGTCAGCGTCGGCTATCGTCACGCCCCGGAGCATCGCTTCCCGACCGCGGCCGAAGACGGCTATGCGGCAACGCGCTGGATCGCCGAGCACGCCGAAGAGCTCGGCGGCAGAGCGGGCCCGGTGCTGGTCGCCGGCTGGAGTGCCGGCGGCAACGTCGCCGCTGTCACCTGCCAGCTCGCGCGCGACCGTGGCGGGCCCGAGATCGCCGGCCAGCTCCTAATCTGCCCGGTCACCGATTGCAGCTTCGATCGTTCCTCCTACAACGACAATGCGACCGGCTACTTCCTGACGCGCTCGCTGATGTACTGGTTCTGGGATCTCTATTGCTCGCCGGCCGACCGCACCGATCCGCGCGTCTCGCCGCTGCGCGGCAAGGTCGCCGGCCTGCCGCCCGCCTTCGTGGTGACCTGCGAGTTCGATCCGTTGCGCGACGAGGGGATCGCCTATGCCGAGGCGATGTCGGCCGCAGGCGTCCCGGTCGACCAGCTGAAGGCGCACGGCCATTTCCACTCCTCGTTCACCATGGTCGACGTCGTGATCACGGGCGTACCGGGCCGGGTGCAGATGGCGGAGGCCTTGCGTCGCTTCGCCGGGCAGGCCAGCCCGGGGCACAAGATCGCGGCGGCGGCGAGCTGA
- a CDS encoding septal ring lytic transglycosylase RlpA family protein: MSRIARAEASRISYATSCRLLLAIAGAASLAACAQAPVGRQKADLAGASRQAAVERPQRVAALHPRPISRARAPDADSKQTVSHGIASFYSDTATASGERFDKNELTAAHPTLPFGTKLRVTDTDSGRFVTVRVNDRGPYVRGRVVDITPSAAEALGMVDKGITNVRLEVVQ, from the coding sequence ATGTCTCGCATTGCACGTGCCGAAGCTTCCCGGATTTCCTACGCGACCTCGTGCCGGCTGTTGCTTGCCATCGCCGGCGCCGCCTCGCTTGCCGCCTGCGCGCAAGCGCCGGTCGGCCGCCAGAAGGCCGATCTCGCCGGCGCCAGCCGGCAGGCCGCGGTCGAGCGCCCGCAGCGCGTGGCGGCGCTGCATCCGCGCCCGATCAGCCGGGCGCGCGCTCCCGATGCGGACTCAAAGCAAACCGTGTCGCACGGCATTGCCAGCTTCTATTCGGATACGGCGACCGCAAGCGGCGAGCGGTTCGACAAGAACGAGTTGACCGCGGCGCATCCGACTCTGCCGTTCGGCACCAAGCTGCGCGTCACCGACACCGATTCCGGCCGCTTCGTCACGGTCCGGGTGAACGATCGCGGGCCCTATGTTCGCGGACGCGTGGTCGACATCACGCCGTCCGCGGCCGAGGCGCTCGGCATGGTCGACAAGGGCATCACCAATGTCCGGCTCGAGGTCGTGCAATAG
- a CDS encoding NAD-dependent malic enzyme has translation MNRPARVVAQSTSSNPPQGMALLRDPLLNKGTAFTESERAALGLRGLLPPCVLTMETQAQRVLTNLRTLPTDLEKYVALNALHDRNEALFFRVVVDHIDEIQPIIYTPTVGLACQKYGLIFQRPRGMFISSRDRGQIAELLKNWPYQAKLIVVTDGERILGLGDLGANGMGIPVGKLSLYSACAGVHPESCLPIVLDVGTNNEELLNDPYYLGLRERRLTGEAYDSFVDEFMQAARKTFPGVLIQFEDFANHSAFKLLHKYRDEACVFNDDIQGTAAVALAGLFSALRISGGKLRDQRILFLGAGEAATGIADLVVSAMMAEGASEADALRRNWLVDSRGLVVGGRDGLSGHKLRYAHAGQAPISDFLTAIKTLKPTAIIGVAAVGGAFTPEVLKTMAELNEQPIVFALSNPTSKAECSAEDAYRYTGGRALFACGSPYDPVKLNGRSFVPRQGNNSYIFPGVGLGVIASGSKLVTDEMFMAAAHTLADCVGKEDLDQGSLYPALPRIREVSVRIAAAVADVAYQRGLAAGPAPNDVKALVQSQMYEPHY, from the coding sequence GTGAATAGACCTGCTCGGGTCGTTGCCCAATCGACGTCGTCAAATCCGCCGCAAGGCATGGCGCTGCTGCGCGATCCCCTGCTCAACAAGGGCACCGCCTTCACCGAATCCGAGCGCGCCGCACTCGGCCTGCGTGGCCTGCTGCCGCCTTGCGTGCTGACGATGGAGACCCAGGCGCAGCGTGTCCTCACCAATCTGCGCACGCTGCCGACCGATCTGGAAAAATATGTCGCGCTGAACGCGCTGCATGACCGCAACGAGGCGCTGTTCTTCCGCGTCGTCGTCGACCATATCGACGAAATCCAGCCGATCATCTACACGCCGACGGTCGGGCTCGCCTGCCAGAAATACGGCCTGATCTTCCAGCGGCCGCGCGGCATGTTCATCTCCTCGCGCGATCGCGGTCAGATCGCCGAGCTGCTGAAGAACTGGCCCTACCAGGCCAAGCTGATCGTCGTCACCGACGGCGAGCGCATACTGGGGCTTGGCGATCTCGGCGCCAACGGCATGGGCATCCCGGTCGGCAAGCTCTCGCTCTACTCGGCCTGCGCCGGCGTGCATCCGGAATCGTGCCTGCCGATCGTGCTCGACGTCGGCACCAACAACGAAGAGCTGCTGAACGATCCCTATTATCTCGGCCTGCGCGAGCGGCGGCTTACGGGCGAAGCCTATGACAGCTTCGTCGACGAGTTCATGCAGGCTGCGCGAAAGACCTTTCCGGGCGTGCTGATCCAGTTCGAGGATTTCGCCAATCATTCGGCGTTCAAGCTGCTGCACAAATATCGCGACGAAGCCTGCGTCTTCAACGACGACATCCAGGGCACCGCGGCGGTGGCGCTCGCCGGACTGTTCTCGGCTCTGCGCATCTCCGGCGGCAAGCTCAGGGATCAGCGCATCCTGTTCCTTGGCGCGGGCGAGGCGGCGACCGGCATCGCCGATCTCGTGGTGTCGGCCATGATGGCGGAAGGCGCCAGCGAAGCGGACGCGCTCCGGCGCAACTGGCTGGTGGATTCCCGCGGCCTCGTCGTCGGCGGCCGCGATGGTCTCTCAGGCCACAAGCTGCGCTATGCGCATGCCGGCCAGGCGCCGATCTCCGACTTCCTGACTGCGATCAAGACGCTGAAGCCGACGGCGATCATCGGCGTCGCTGCGGTCGGCGGCGCTTTCACGCCGGAGGTGCTCAAGACCATGGCCGAGCTCAACGAACAGCCGATCGTGTTCGCGCTCTCCAACCCGACCTCGAAGGCGGAATGCTCGGCCGAGGATGCCTATCGCTACACCGGGGGCCGCGCGCTGTTCGCCTGCGGCAGCCCGTATGATCCGGTCAAGCTCAACGGTCGCAGCTTCGTGCCGCGCCAGGGCAATAATTCCTACATCTTCCCCGGCGTCGGCCTCGGCGTCATCGCCAGCGGCTCGAAGCTCGTGACCGACGAGATGTTCATGGCGGCGGCCCATACGCTTGCCGATTGCGTCGGCAAGGAGGACCTCGATCAGGGGAGCCTCTATCCGGCGTTGCCGCGCATTCGCGAGGTCTCGGTCCGCATCGCCGCGGCCGTTGCCGACGTCGCCTATCAGCGCGGGTTGGCGGCCGGACCGGCGCCCAACGACGTCAAGGCCCTGGTCCAGTCCCAGATGTACGAGCCGCATTACTGA
- a CDS encoding tripartite tricarboxylate transporter substrate-binding protein, which yields MSGLPPSTRQRSLCFQPAPDIPTVDEAGLPGLYISYWHGIWAPKTTPKEIVAKLNAAIVAVLADAAVERRFAELGQEIPPPDQQTPAALAAFQKAETAKWWPIVKAANIKPE from the coding sequence ATTTCCGGCTTGCCTCCGTCCACCCGGCAGCGTTCACTCTGTTTCCAGCCCGCTCCCGACATTCCGACCGTCGACGAGGCGGGCCTGCCGGGGCTCTATATTTCCTACTGGCACGGCATCTGGGCACCGAAGACCACGCCGAAGGAGATCGTGGCCAAGCTCAACGCGGCCATCGTCGCCGTGCTTGCCGATGCCGCGGTCGAGCGGCGCTTTGCCGAATTAGGTCAGGAGATACCGCCGCCCGACCAGCAGACGCCTGCGGCGCTTGCGGCCTTTCAGAAGGCCGAGACCGCGAAATGGTGGCCGATCGTGAAGGCGGCCAACATCAAGCCGGAATAG